In Robbsia sp. KACC 23696, a single window of DNA contains:
- a CDS encoding dihydroxyacetone kinase family protein: MKKLINHADTVVRDMLEGIARQRPHTAILGDDNILVRTDLPSGPDRPVAIISGGGSGHEPAHAGYVGEGMLSAAVCGEVFTSPSTDAVLAAIIATAGPKGAVLVVKNYTGDKLNFGLAAELARAEGIPVEIVSVADDVSLRADTHENRRRGIAGTVLIHKIAGAAAARGLTLEEVATLAREAAAVLGTMGVALSGCTMPGADKASFTLAEDEIELGLGIHGEKGVRRVAPMTSRALAETLVSNIVEALQLESGASVALLVNGLGATPQMELDIVLRDAYDEVVKRGMSVTRAWSGTLLSALDMAGCSISLMRTDDARLALLDAATTARAWPGAGDTNDTIRLPSPTLPSSTAPAADSADARRWIAAIRPALSAVSKTLLDNEPRLTELDSLSGDGDLGASMTRAAHAIDAVDDAVLTSPAAALAGLSLALRKAIAGSSGPFYATALMRAARCLQQGDSPRDVDWANAFKQAVAAIGELGGAKAGDRTMLDSLIPASDTFAARLQAGDDVNAAWRAAVDAAEQGAEATAQMSPRAGRASYLGDRAKGAPDGGAAAVWMWLRALTPFIGPR, from the coding sequence ATGAAAAAACTGATCAATCACGCTGACACGGTCGTACGGGACATGCTCGAAGGCATTGCCCGTCAACGTCCGCATACCGCCATTCTTGGCGATGACAACATTCTGGTTCGCACCGATCTGCCATCCGGCCCGGACCGTCCCGTCGCCATCATCTCTGGCGGCGGCAGCGGTCACGAACCGGCGCATGCCGGCTATGTCGGCGAGGGGATGCTCAGCGCGGCGGTATGCGGCGAAGTCTTCACCTCGCCCTCGACCGATGCCGTTCTGGCGGCAATCATCGCCACGGCCGGCCCGAAGGGCGCGGTGCTCGTGGTCAAGAATTACACCGGCGACAAGCTGAACTTCGGCCTTGCCGCGGAACTGGCCCGCGCGGAAGGGATTCCGGTGGAGATCGTCAGCGTCGCCGATGACGTATCGCTACGCGCCGACACGCACGAGAACCGACGCCGCGGGATCGCCGGGACCGTCCTGATCCACAAGATCGCCGGTGCGGCGGCGGCGCGCGGCCTGACGCTCGAAGAAGTCGCGACGCTGGCCCGAGAGGCAGCGGCCGTGCTCGGCACCATGGGCGTGGCACTGAGTGGTTGCACGATGCCGGGCGCCGATAAAGCCAGCTTCACGCTGGCCGAGGACGAGATCGAATTGGGACTCGGCATCCACGGCGAAAAAGGCGTGCGACGCGTTGCACCGATGACGTCGCGCGCGCTTGCTGAAACGCTGGTGTCGAATATCGTCGAAGCGTTGCAGCTCGAATCCGGCGCCTCCGTCGCCTTGCTGGTCAATGGGCTGGGTGCAACGCCGCAGATGGAACTGGACATCGTCTTGCGCGATGCCTACGACGAAGTCGTCAAACGCGGCATGTCCGTGACGCGCGCCTGGAGCGGCACGCTGCTGAGCGCACTCGATATGGCCGGCTGCTCTATCTCATTGATGCGCACCGACGATGCGCGACTGGCATTGCTCGATGCGGCGACGACGGCCCGTGCCTGGCCAGGTGCCGGCGACACCAACGACACCATCCGCCTGCCGTCTCCCACCTTGCCGTCGAGTACCGCCCCGGCGGCGGACAGCGCCGATGCGCGGCGCTGGATCGCGGCGATCCGCCCGGCGCTGAGCGCCGTATCGAAGACGCTGCTCGACAATGAACCGCGGCTGACGGAACTGGACTCCTTGTCGGGTGATGGCGATCTCGGTGCCAGCATGACGCGCGCCGCCCATGCGATCGACGCCGTCGATGACGCGGTGCTGACCTCCCCCGCCGCGGCATTGGCGGGCCTCAGCCTGGCCTTGCGCAAAGCCATCGCCGGCAGCTCCGGGCCGTTTTATGCCACGGCTCTGATGCGTGCCGCGCGGTGCCTGCAACAGGGAGACAGCCCACGAGACGTCGACTGGGCCAATGCGTTCAAGCAGGCCGTCGCCGCCATCGGCGAATTGGGTGGCGCGAAGGCGGGCGATCGAACCATGCTCGATTCGCTTATCCCGGCGTCCGACACCTTTGCGGCGAGGTTGCAAGCGGGTGACGATGTCAACGCCGCATGGCGCGCCGCCGTGGACGCAGCCGAACAAGGCGCGGAAGCGACCGCACAGATGTCGCCGCGCGCCGGACGCGCCAGCTATCTGGGCGATCGCGCAAAGGGGGCGCCGGATGGCGGCGCCGCGGCTGTGTGGATGTGGCTGCGTGCATTGACCCCCTTTATCGGTCCGCGCTGA
- a CDS encoding oxidoreductase codes for MTLSNTPTIALIGPGAIGTTVAAALHEAGRTPTICGRSALNQLTLHVDGEPIVVPGPVLTDPRTIDTPFDLIFVAVKTTQIEAAAPWLAALCGPDSVICALQNGVEQKANLAPLVSGGTVLPAVVWFPAQREADASVRLRGQPRITLPDNAGAERVVAALEGTRCSVDVAKDFTTLAWRKLLQNAVAGLMVLTGRRAGMYARTDITTLALAYARECLAVARAEGAALNDAAPQEIIDGFHRSPPDLGTSILADRHAGRPLEWDCRNGVIQRYGRIHGVPTPISDLVVPLLAAASDGPG; via the coding sequence ATGACCCTGTCTAACACGCCCACTATCGCGCTGATCGGGCCCGGTGCGATCGGTACGACGGTGGCGGCCGCGCTGCACGAGGCCGGCCGCACGCCGACGATTTGCGGCCGTTCCGCGCTCAACCAGTTGACGTTGCACGTGGACGGCGAACCGATCGTCGTCCCGGGACCGGTCCTGACCGACCCGCGCACGATCGATACGCCATTCGACCTTATCTTCGTCGCGGTCAAGACGACGCAGATCGAGGCCGCCGCACCGTGGCTCGCGGCCTTGTGCGGGCCGGACTCGGTTATCTGCGCGCTGCAAAACGGAGTCGAGCAAAAAGCGAACCTCGCGCCGCTCGTCTCCGGCGGCACGGTGCTCCCTGCCGTGGTCTGGTTTCCGGCCCAGCGCGAAGCGGACGCGTCGGTGCGCTTGCGCGGTCAGCCGCGCATTACGCTACCGGATAATGCCGGCGCCGAGCGGGTGGTTGCGGCGCTGGAGGGGACGCGGTGTTCGGTCGATGTCGCAAAGGACTTCACCACGCTGGCCTGGCGCAAGTTGCTCCAGAATGCAGTGGCGGGTTTGATGGTGCTGACCGGTCGCCGCGCAGGCATGTACGCGCGCACCGACATCACGACGCTGGCGCTGGCTTACGCACGCGAGTGTCTTGCCGTCGCCCGTGCCGAGGGGGCGGCTTTAAACGATGCGGCACCACAGGAGATCATCGACGGCTTTCATCGCTCGCCGCCTGATCTGGGCACGTCCATCCTCGCGGACCGGCACGCCGGCCGACCGCTCGAATGGGATTGCCGGAACGGTGTGATCCAGCGATACGGGCGTATCCATGGCGTTCCAACGCCGATCAGCGATCTGGTCGTGCCGCTGCTGGCGGCCGCCAGCGACGGACCGGGCTAA